In Silene latifolia isolate original U9 population chromosome 6, ASM4854445v1, whole genome shotgun sequence, the genomic window ACATAGTAAGCATAGTAAGCAGATGTCAGAAGTTGTAGCTTCTAAATTCTGTTCTCGAGCCAAAGATACGAGGTTCGATAACATGATATAGATAAAGATTATTAGTATATGTGAGTCACGTACCACTAAGGTATATTAATATGAATTTATTTTTATATGAAGTTAAATCAAGAATCGAGCATGATTGTTTTTGactatttcttgttgtttttcatGTGCTGTCATTTTATGAAGATGAAGAAATTGACGTTTGGCTGAATAGGTATAAGAGGGAGAGTATGTTGATTAACTTTAGTGATCAGGTTGGTAGTGTAATTTCAGTGATCATATCGTGGTAATTAATTCAGAAGAATTTTTTTTGATATGTTTATTGATTAATATATTCGTCTACTTGTATTTTCAGATTGGGAGTGGTGTTGTTAATATGCCATTTCATGCTGAAGGGTTGAACTCTCTCTTGTGTATTCGATTGGTGACAGCATTTCAGGTATACTTGATTAAATACTCCTTATATTATAACGAGTATACTAGATTTCATGGCCGGTGCCCGGGTTATATCATAACAATGGCTCAAAGCATTCATCATATATATTAGGTAGACCTTAAGAAAGGCTTTTATTTTAACAACAATAATATCTGAGGTTGACATCTAAAAAATGATTCCAACATAATAAATGAAAATTGTTCTGAAATGCTAAGACTTTAGAGGATCACAACTTTCAAATTGATACAAAATTGACCCAAGATTTTAACTGACCCATCCTAAAACTTGACATTTTGAAATTTATCCTCTTTAAGATTACCTGTACTTGTAATGACCAATAATTTTAATATTACCTTTTCTAAGATAAATGAGCAATTATCAAACCATTCATTATAGACTTTAATAATAGATCCTCAAAAACGTTGTTTGAAAATTTACCTTAACTTGCCAAGTTATTATCAATACAATTTTGGCTAGGCGGAAGGATCGCAGTGACAGCTTTGGTCTTCGAAGAAATTTACAGTATCTGTTCTAGTTTTGAAGCTATTACTTTACTTTTGTTCGTAGACATTTAAATAGTGTAGCGCATAATTTAGCACATTTTATTCCTTGGAGTCCGGGTGGTCGCTTTTGGTCTACCGACGTTCCGCTTGACATTGTTTGTTTGGTTGAAGTTGATGATTTACGTAATACAAATTAATCCATTGGAACCCTTCATCGATCTCATTCGAACCCATTGGCCTTTTCCCATTCCGGTCGAAGCCCCTCGTTCCGCTATTTCTCTGTCCCTgcataaagaaaacaaaagacaACAAAGAAAAGACTAATCTTACGATCGAAATCGTAAGAGAAAACCCCGAGAAAGAGAGGAGAGAATCAAAGAATTTTTGACAGAAACCCTAGACAACTTGTCAAATATAATACATGTATTGGATATAAAAGTTATATGGGGTTATAATTGTGTCCCTGTGCTATCAATTGTTGAACCAAAATAAGACGATCTTCTGAAATTAATGTTATGTTTGCAGAATAAAAAGTTGGACTTGCATAAAAAAGCTGCAGTATTACGTGTTTTAGCCAGAGGAACTCAAGAGAAGAAATTTTTTACTACTACATTGCTTGATGCAACGTTGCTTGATGATTCTCATGACTCTACATGGGTTGATGTCACTGATAGCCCTACATGGGCTTCATGGCCTGATAACCCTTGTGCTGCTCCATGGCCTGTTGAAGCTACATCGCATGATGCTACATTACTTGACGACCCTGGATTGCTTAATGACTTTAGTCATTCACTTATCGCTTACTTCCTAGTTATTGTTCCCCTAGTAAGTATCCTATTTAAACTTTAATATATGTCATTTCAATATGTCAAGGAATTATTTTTACTTGGGCTTTATGTTttcggaaatttcccatggtaccccttaattttgtcaaatTTTTCCATGGTACCCCTGTTTTTTAAGAATCTGCCATTGTGCCTATGATATACCCTTTAATATAACGTCGGTCAACCGAACATTAAAACTTGATGACGTGACAATAATTTGAAAATTAAAGTTTGAACATTTCCCATGGTAGccttgtattttattcatttttccAAGATATTTCTAAGATGAAACAATTTTCCCATGGAACCCTTCAGTTAATACAGTTTTCCCACTATTCTCATGATCGAAGCAATGCAATAGGTTGATAAGGGGTTCattgtgctcttgcattttatgTGTCATGTGACTCATCTCGATTTATTCTTACTCAACATCAATATATACAATCAATAAATTTCAAATATACGAGTTTGGACAAAATTTTCATGTTTGCTTTCATGTCATCaactcatcattaactttatTCCTCAAATCTTTGTTATAACTAACATAGCCATGTTGGACATTTGCCGATCTTCTTCTACTCCATGATTTAATTCCTACATAAACTCTTCTTAAATCCATACCCTTTTAATTCTTTTGGTGATGAATAGTAATGGGAGAATATGGTACTTCTTTTGTTGTAACTTAGGTATATATGGGGGAAAATGCATAAAATACAGAGGTACCATCGAAAAtgttcaaacttttttttttttatttcatatttattaatattttttagggtttttctaCATAGTATCCCTAAGTTTTTTCAATTTCTATATGGTACCCCTTCCCTTTTTAAAACATCTATGATACCTCTAATCTTTCTTATAAACAACTACCGTGACCCTAACACTATTTTCCCTCATTTTGCTCCGTTAGTTGCTGACAAGGATGCGTAAATAGCTTCGTTTGTAAGTTTTTAACTCAAGTGTTGGTGAGTGTGCGATAATGTGGATTTCATGAATTGTGTTTACCTACTAACCTCATTTTATCCTTAATCAAAATTTTCAccgttaacaattaattaaccaCACCCACCTCCACTCACCGAGTCACCGCCACACTACGAACAACGCCACCTCTGAGCCAGAATAGTCACCTAACAGTTACTCAACCACGCCACCCTCCAACGACCGCCTACACCTTTTCCTCATCAAACCCCCAAACAACTAATAACACCACTGATTTCTTCCTCACCCCATCGCGCCACCTATAAGCATCACTGTCGATGTTTTCGATGTTTGCCGACCCGTGTTCAACAACCAATCTCGTTGTACAACCTTCATCCTCCCAGATCTTGAAATTCGCTTGTAGTTGGGAGGTAGGTAGGTGGGGTTAGGGTGGCTGATACGATGGGAAATAATGGAGTGTTGGTGGTGTTAGGATGGCTTATGGAATGGAGGAGTGTATGTGGTGTGGCAGATGGTAGGGTGGAGTGTAGGTGGGATTAGGGTTTCAATTGTGGAAAATAAGGAATTTGATGGAAAATAACGGGTTATGTTAGAGGTTAATTATCAAATCCATATCATCATCCATGTAAGCTAATGTTGCCAAATATGCAGCCATGTCAACAACTAACGGGCTAACTAGACGGAATTTGATGGAATAGAAACTTGGGGtcatgctttgttgttttttaGAAAAGTTAGGGGTACCACGGATGTTTAGAAAACTAAAGGGATACCATGTAGAAACCGAAAAAACAAAGGGTAATGTAGAAAAACCCTATTTTTCAAAATTTAACATTTCGTTGGCGGACGATACATTAAGGCTACCATGGGCACAAAAATGAAACATTAAGGGTACCATGGGGAGATTCTTAAAAGAAAGGGCATCATGGAAAATATGACAAAATTAAGGATTACTATATGAAATTTCCGTTATATTTTTTATGTTATATAATGAGTtgaatttaatagatttattaatAACAGGTCGAAGGGAAAGACGTGAAAGATAATGTGGTGCAAAATCTTCTATATCCATTATTTGTCATATTGGTTTATAGTAAAAAACTTTTGTCAGAAGTGGAGAAAGATGCCCCGAGTAACCCCTTCTTAGATCGACTTTGCACATGCTGTGCCAATTTTGCTAAAACTCCAGATGTTAACAGGAAACCCAAAGAATTTCACGTCGGCGTTCACTATGCAAAGGAAGTAAATATATTCATCAAGGAAATAAGGAAATTGACAGGAAAAAACAAGCGGAAAAGACCAACCTAATTTGTCGTGAAGTAAATTTTCTTAAAACTAATTTTGTATGGCTTGGTATGTGTTGTGGTGAAACCAAGGCCGTTAGCATTTTTGACTTGGCTTATATGCCTTAGTATGTGTTGTGAATTTGTGATGAAAATTATTTCGTACTTCATCCTCTATTTTGGTTAAATTTGTGTTCCTTTTTTTTGTTAACCGAAATTGCAATAGCATTGTCATTGGATTTAATCAAACAAACAAATCAAGACAGAGGTAGAAGCTGTAAGATCTTCTTTACTTGACTTGGAATTTTAAAAACATGTGACTGGTTTCCAAACATGCTCACTTTGGTACTCTTATCTAACTAATTCATTCTTACGCGAAGTAATTTAAGATGAGGAAAACCTGTTTGATGGGGTATAATAGACGATTGAATTCCTACCCTAATAGCAAAACTGAATACCCTGACCGGATTTATATTCAGTTTGGGTACCTTCTTTGTTTTTTGACTAAAGTGTGATATTTTTATATATA contains:
- the LOC141585815 gene encoding uncharacterized protein LOC141585815, whose translation is MDYVLREEDGTKLLNFLRDYFYKEDAIHGIPEAIREIKDFLEEHSSKCRVEKYHPNSICSVIRLLKSLDQEVLGNFLPVLSYLPTSHQEVAVSCIGAYASLPTQLLRRLCTFCTQDGVKSQVVSPAIEHVILSYTRHGVWDCDLAEFLTHLLIDFSLPPSVASDEEIDVWLNRYKRESMLINFSDQIGSGVVNMPFHAEGLNSLLCIRLVTAFQNKKLDLHKKAAVLRVLARGTQEKKFFTTTLLDATLLDDSHDSTWVDVTDSPTWASWPDNPCAAPWPVEATSHDATLLDDPGLLNDFSHSLIAYFLVIVPLVEGKDVKDNVVQNLLYPLFVILVYSKKLLSEVEKDAPSNPFLDRLCTCCANFAKTPDVNRKPKEFHVGVHYAKEVNIFIKEIRKLTGKNKRKRPT